AAAGTGTGAAGGTTGATGTATATCAGTATATAGCTGATGATGACTATGATAGCAATCTGACAAAGAAAGATTTAAATACATcgacacccccccccccccccccccccccccccccccccccctcacaTAGCCAGCAAGAAACgcataaatattaaactatacgTGGTTTATGAAAAGTGGTTGAATACTTTTTTTATGTTCGTTACGACTTACGAGCAGAGCATTTAGCATACTTGTGTAGGTTTCTGCCTTTTAACCTTACCGCATGTTACTATGGTCAGGGCCGTGCTTCACATGTACTCCCTATGTTTTATTATGTATGTAATGCACAAAGATTaagatttctttaaaaaaaatatatagcatttgatatataaattagtcaTAGTTAAACCAATCATCAATAagtttatattatttgattagtCACACACTATAcctaataaaagtaaaaattatatagaatatacgaaaactacttatattttaaaacaaactaatatcttttaaactatttataatatCAAACGGAGGAAGCATCAGAAAAGATTCACAGCCCCAAAATATATAGACATCCCATCTTAGGGGCCCCATTTACATAAATATAGTATATCATATTGGTTAAAGATGCTAATTTTATATAACATCAACATGAGTTCAACACTCCAACgttattcttttaaaatagcTTTTATTTTGTTGTCAAGATTCCAAAGCTGAGAAAAAATCTGTATCCCCAAACAGAAAATCtaaagtccaaaaaaaaaaaaaaatgaaaatgtcaATTAGTTTTATATGTTTGATCTTAGACATTTAGATACAGGATCcctaagaataaataaatagttacaACTTACATATAAAACTAATGAGCTGTTTACGTATAAAGTTAATTTTCCAAGTTTGTTTGCATGTCACATATTTTGGAACTGAAGCGTACtatttgttttacttttgttttttctcCCGTAAATGCCCTTTTCACAGACGAGATGCGCTTTTCTGGTTAAAGTAAAAAGGAGAAAGTAATTGACTTTAAATGGAAAGTGACCGAACCAGAGGAGGGAAATAATTGACTTTCATACTTTTTGTATAATTAGTGTTTTATTTCACCCTTCcacttttattttgttaatttttcattgtcaaaatatatatagctaatgtatttgatataattaattataactttgtatttctatattttaacatccaatttgatttttatttttaatatatctgtGTTTATAGTCAACTAGTTTTGTGGTTACGTATATGTGATTGGTAGATGTGGACGCATAGAAAGTGgtcaaacaatataaaaaagtttttggAACGACAGTAGTGGTGATAGTGTAGGTTGTGTAGATGTGGATCTAATGGTCAGAGGATATGGGATTCGAAAATGGGAGGTGTGGATGGAGTTGTTGTGGTCATGAATAACAGATGAAAGATGGTTAGGAGTGATGAGGTCATGGTGAAGATATTGTAGACTGTGGTCAGGAGTGGTGTGGTTATAGATAGGAGAGGGTGTCTAGTCGTTGATGTGGCCTGGAGAGCTGTGGATGTATACAAGTTGCTTATATAAAAGGGAGTGGTTTAACATCGATTGGACTAAATTGTAAGATTAAAATGTTTTGAGAAAATCGATTGGACCATTCTGCACATTTTAAAAGTCAAGATAAATTCATAAACACCTAAGATTTGGAAGACCAGATCTGCAAATATGGAGAAACCACCATTGATGTGCTCCATCCTTCTTCTCTTTTGATATGGTTGATGATGACGGTTCCGGTAGTGACCACGACGGGAGAGCTGACCACGGAGAGGACGAGGCCACTCGGACAGATATAACGTGGTTTTGGTGGCTTCGAATCAATACCGGTTTTGTACCACTGCGAAGAAGCTTGAGCCACAACGGTGATGCTGAAGACGAACTCAATAGAGAGGATAGATTACGCATTTCGATgttccaaatctacaatagaaACAAGGAGATGTAGGTGAATTGAAAGGGTGAAGGATGTTGAGATCTGCGATTATTGGTCTGCTCGTTGAGAAAAACCAAATCGTTGATGTTTAGGGTAGAATAGAAAGAGAAAGTGGAGTCAggatagagaaagagagagtgggTCAccatagagagaaagagagataccTAAACTAATTCTAGTTTTGAGGGTAAATTAGACATTGTCAAACAAGAAAGCATGTGACATGGAAAAAGTATGTGTAAGTAATATTGACTTGAGAAAAAGTATGCgtaaatttttcaaaactaattgacattttcattttttttttgttttgggacTTTAGATTTTCTGTTTGGGACACAGATTCTTTCTCAGTTTTTGGCTGTAATTCTTTCTCAGTTTTCAAAACTCGacaacaaaataaaagttattcCAAAAGAATAACGTTGGAGTGATGAACTCAGGTTGATGTTATGTAAAATTAGCATCTCTTACCAATATGATACACTATATTTATGTAAATGGGGCCCCTAAAATGTCTATATTGGATCTCGAAGCAGGTGGCACAGATTGTTGTGCACGTGCATGCCGTTGACATAAAAAACATAGTATCAAAACACAATACGGAATCTGTTACCCACCGATCACCAGAGCGATGGAAACTCCGAGTAACGAAGCCGTTGGCTTTAGATCGGAGTTTCTCCGTGTTCTTCGTAGTCGACGATCACCAGAAGGTTTGTTCTTGgtggttttattattattttctgctATTTAATCAAAAACATTTCTACTTGATTACTTCTCTCTGTTTTACTATAATAACACGATTCTGATACATGTAAGGTTAATTTACAATCTCATAATCTATGATTATCTTCCTTTAACTGTTAGATTAACCTTGAATTAAATCTGGATACAGTTTacttctaatatttttatttgtttttaatattagttTGCATGTTTAATGCTTGGGAACATTTTCAGTTCCATTGGTAGCTGAGTGTACAAAGCCAGTGGAAGATCCTGTGTTTCAAAATGATGTTCCATCTACGGAAGTGAGATATTGCATATATTTTTCTgcagatttttttattaaatatactttcatttatttatttgatttgtggtttttttgttcattaccaAACCAGGCACTAGAGTCTTGTCcgaagaaaaatattaataacttGAAAGAGATGCTTAAAGAGGAAAACCTTCATCTGCACACTGAGGTAATGTTTTATTACAACTCTGTTTTTCAACAAATTTTCTGACTTTTTCTGATGTCCTAAGATGTTTATGTAATGGATCAAGGCTGCAGAGCAAGGAAGACTGCCTTTGCTTATCTTAAGCTTGAAAGAGAATAGTGAAGAAAGAAGACCAGCGATTGTGTTTATGCATGGCACCAACACAAACAAAGAGTGGTTAAGGCCATGGCTTGAAGTAAAATAAAACATCTCAGCTTATACTCTTGAACTCTCCTAAAATCAATAGGTTCCTCTGTTGAACACAACTTAATTGATTGCTTTTCTTGTTAAGGCATATGCTTCACGTGGATATGTAGCCATTGGCTTAGACTCTCGCTACCATGGAGAAAGAGCTGGCACCAAAACTGCCTATAGAGATGTAAAAATCTTTGTTTATGGATCATTAACTATTGATCTTTTCTTTAGTCTTTTTGAGCTCTGACTTACAGTGGTTTTGGTGTAAATCTCAATGCAGGCTCTTATTTCATCTTGGAAAAATGGAGACACAATGCCTTTTATCTTTGATACTGTAAAAACACTGCCTCTACTTTAGATTGTAAGACTTTATTATCGCATTTATCgatcttttctttgtttttcagGTCTGGGATCTGATCAAACTAGCTGAATATCTTACTCAGAGAGAAGATATAGACCCTAAAAGGATAGGAATCACCGGTATCTCACTAGGAGGTCAGTCATAGAACAAATTGAGTACTATGATTTGTAGCTTTTTAACATATACTAACTTTGTTCATTGGGAAAGCAAATACAGGGATGCATGCTTGGTTTGCTGCTGCAGCTGACACTCGCTATTCCGTGACTGTACCTTTAATTGGTGTTCAGGTGAAACATAACAACTACAAAAACCTGTAACTGACTTGTATGAGGATTGTTTCCTTGTTTTAGAAGACTATTCCAAGTTTCTAAAGTTGTGCTGTTGAGCAGGGTTTTAGATGGGCAATAGATAATGATGAGTGGGAAGCAAGAGTCAACAGTATTAAGCCTTTATTTGAAGgtcaaactttttgaataaacacaaaatatgaaTCAAGATTCTAATTCCTTTAATGGTTACAGAAGCAAGGATTGATATGGGAAAGAGCGAGATCGACAAAGAAGTGGTTGAGAAGGTAAAGAAAGCATGACAGTGACTATGAGCTAACTCGAGTTGATTGGTTTGTAATTGTATTTATTGACTCTCAACAGGTGTGGAACAGAATAGCTCCTGGCCTAGCCTCTCAGTTTGATTCTCCTTACTCGTTACCAGTGACTGCTCCACGGCCTCTTTACCTCCTTAACGGCGCTAAGGATCCTCGCTGTCCTCTTGGTGGACTAGTTGTTCCTTTAGAAAGAGCTCAAAAGGCTTACGAGGAAACTGCTTCTCCTGGAAACTTCAAGGTTTATCCATCACTGATCTAAATCATTTAGTTCTAATGCATCTGAAAAGGGTTTTGGTGTTTGAGGGTTTTGGTGTTTGATTTGAGAGAGCAGTTTGTAGCAGAAGATGGAGTTGGACACGAAGTAACAAGCTTTATGATCAAAGAAACATCAGATTGGTTTGACAAGTTCCTTAAACAAGGAAACATTACTTCTTACTAAAACTGTAATACAATTATTGTAAACCAATAAGCTCATATTTAATAAGAAGGAAACATCTTCTTTGTAACCTTACATGTGAATCTTTTAATAATGTAAGCAAAAGAAAAGCACGAGAGGATGATCATCCTTTCTTAGGCATAGCGGCGAGGCGTGTGTACAtgcgtgccattgaattgaacCCTCTCACATCCCCAGATCTTAGTAGGTTTCCTATATCAGTAGCAACGCACAAAGATCAAATCAGATATGAAGTTATCAGAGGATTTTGGGGACTATAgacgaaataataaaaatttcaatagTTTAGGGgattaattttcctttttacaaatttaagaacctaagtatatatatatatattaaaaatttgggGGCTTGAGGCTAATGTTTCATCCGGTTTGGCCCAGAACAGGCCCTGGAAGTTATAAAAGCACTTTGCATTGTACCTGAGTCACAGTTAAGAGGACTGTCCGCCTCAGGATGAGCCATCAAAGCTATGATGGCTCTACACACTGACTGAAGCGTCCAGGCAGGGCTCCACGCGTTCTTCAATATGTCAAGACATATCTCCCCTGTCTACACAACACAAAACATTACAAGATTCGTTCATTCATTCACATGAATGTGTTCCTCTTACCTTGAAATGCACATTGGGATGGAATATTTTAGTCAAGAACCGAACTTGAGGAGGCTGCAGAGGATAATTTTCAGGAACAGCAAAGGCAAGCTGGAACACTCCGCCTTCATAAGGAGTCTCTGATGGTCCCTAACctcacacacacaaaaaaacaaagagcgtatttaaaaaaaaaaaaaaaaaaaaaaaagctttgatCTTGTTTCAAGACAATACCTTGATAAGTGCAGTCCATTTGAATATGTTGGTCTCGTCACACACGAGTTGAATGTCAGGATCAGCTAATTTCTCTCGTTGAACCTCTTTGTACTCCTTGAACAGTCTTGCTCGTGATTGCTAATTACAATAAAAGCCCAAAGCTTTTTCATTACACAACAAAGGTCTCGATATTGACATAGCTTGGTAAATAAtatgaacagaaaaaaaaaaggtgaaacCTGCATCTCTGATTGATGCTCTGCTGCACAAATTCGCCAACTGCAAAATCAGATTGATCCATGAAAACATTGTAAAGATCAGATTTTTCACCAAAACCCATGAAACTAGAGATTCTACTTCACTGGAATCGAGATCAGGAAATGATTTCGATTCTAATCTTATCTTCTACAAGAACGAGAGGCTTAGGCTTATCAATCTCTCTGCTTTGAGATCAAATGGAGTAGACAACGAGTCATAGAAAGGAATATCAATGAAGCTTTACCTGGAagtatgagagagagagagagagaaagtggaaGATAACGGAGAAGAAACAACGAAGAACA
This genomic stretch from Brassica napus cultivar Da-Ae chromosome C9, Da-Ae, whole genome shotgun sequence harbors:
- the LOC106440369 gene encoding putative hydrolase YtaP, which gives rise to METPSNEAVGFRSEFLRVLRSRRSPEVPLVAECTKPVEDPVFQNDVPSTEALESCPKKNINNLKEMLKEENLHLHTEAAEQGRLPLLILSLKENSEERRPAIVFMHGTNTNKEWLRPWLEAYASRGYVAIGLDSRYHGERAGTKTAYRDALISSWKNGDTMPFIFDTVWDLIKLAEYLTQREDIDPKRIGITGISLGGMHAWFAAAADTRYSVTVPLIGVQGFRWAIDNDEWEARVNSIKPLFEEARIDMGKSEIDKEVVEKVWNRIAPGLASQFDSPYSLPVTAPRPLYLLNGAKDPRCPLGGLVVPLERAQKAYEETASPGNFKFVAEDGVGHEVTSFMIKETSDWFDKFLKQGNITSY
- the LOC106440372 gene encoding protein PEROXIN-4-like codes for the protein MQQSRARLFKEYKEVQREKLADPDIQLVCDETNIFKWTALIKGPSETPYEGGVFQLAFAVPENYPLQPPQVRFLTKIFHPNVHFKTGEICLDILKNAWSPAWTLQSVCRAIIALMAHPEADSPLNCDSGNLLRSGDVRGFNSMARMYTRLAAMPKKG